The stretch of DNA TTTTATGCGCCTCAGactaaaagtaaaaaagatgTACAGAAATTGGATAGGCTCCACTAGCAAAGTACAAGAAAAGTTCTGGAGATGATATTCTCGTCAAGAGACTAAAATCCATCCCGGCCTGAGTTGCGCCCTTTCAGTGGGCCCAGGGACTATCACTATGATCGGGCCACGAGCTGCACAAGAAGAATGAAGGTATTCTAGCACAAAAAACTTGTCGAGGGGGATAGACAAGATTCGCCGACAGTGACACCCCTACGACATCTCGCATTTAAAAATCATAGCCGGTAAATAAATGGAGATGGCAGACAACCTCCATTCCCTGATGAAGGGAAGGGGAAGTGATCGGGCTGTTCACCTGCAGTCAAGATGCCACCCAGGGAGTCATGCTATATCGGGAGTCATGCTGTATCGGGAGTCATGCTGTATCGATGACGCCACTACTTAAGAAGCCAAGTCTCGTTAAAGACCATGACCTGACAACTGTGCGTAGGAGTCTAGGATATTGACTCCCGACGTAGAGTACACAGTGCTCTCCCGATACCTAGGACACCTAGTAAGAATACAGACTTGAACTCGGACTCTAAGaaaaatttcctaaaaaaataacaCTAGCTTTGACATCAAAGTTTCTCAGTAACAGCCCCGAGCCGATTTCTTCTGCCTTGCATGTGACTGAACCAAGTGCCCGGTTTCCAAAACACGTCATCAACAAATTCGTCGGCTACTAAATAGTAAACGATTATGAGAATCCTTAGCGACCGTTACATGGAACAAACGAACGGAAGCAAGCTCACCAAAGCTCTTCTCAAGAACACTAACAATCCCAAACTAGCATGGCACCTCTTCAAGCGcattctctcctctccctctttctccaACTATTGTCTTCGATCCATACCCGTCATCGCTCGTATCCTTGTTCGTGAACAAATGCACCGCGAAATCGATAGCCTTCCCAAACTCCTTGACTCGCAACCCGTCGAAACGTCTCACCCTTGTCTCCTTTCCCTCGTGCGAGTCTTGGCCCAATCGGGTCTCGTTGATGAGGCTGTTTCCCAATTCAAATCGCTTCGAACCCGGTTCCCGGAAAAGCCTCCTCCCATATCTTTGTATAATTTGCTTCTTCAGTCCTCCTTGAAGGGAGACCGTGCGGATTTTGTGTCATGGTTGTACAGGGATATGATTGTCGCTGGGATTAACCCGGAAACATATACTTTTAATCTTTTGATATGTGCACTGTGTGACTTGGGTCTTATGGAAGTGGCTCGGGAGGTATTTGATAGAATGTCTGAGAAGGGTTGTCATCCAAATGAGTTCACTGTTGGGATTTTAGTTCGTGGGTATTGTAGAACCGGGCTTGCTACACAAGGCTTGGAGCTTTTAAATAAGCTGAGGAATTCTAATGTTTTTCCCAACAGGGTTGTGTACAATACTTTGATATCTAATTTTTGCAGAGAAGGTAGGACTGATGAAGCTGAGAAATTAgtggagaaaatgagagaggatGGTATCCTTCCAGATGTTGTTACTTTTAATTCTAGGATTTCAGCCCTTTGTGGGGCAGGGAAAATCCTAGAGGCTTCTAGAATTTTTAGAGATATGCAAATTGATGAAGAATTGGGGTTGCCTCGGCCAAATATCGTAACTTATAACTTAATGCTCGAGGGGTTTTGCAAGGAAGGGATGTTGGAGGAAGCAAAGACCTTGTTTGAGTCTATGCAAAATGTTGGTGATTTTATAAGTTTGGAGAGTTATAATATATGGTTGTTGGGTTTGGTTAGGAATGGGAAGCTGTTAGAGGCACGATTGGTTCTAAAAGGGATGGTGGATAAGGGCATTGAACCCAATATCTACTCATACAACATTGTGATGGATGGGCTATGCAAAAATGGGATGCTCTCTGATGCAAGGATGGTTATGGGCTTGATGAAATGTAGTGGTATTCCCCCAGATACAGTAACTTATGGTACTTTACTACACGGGTACTGCAAGAAGGGGAAGATATCTGAAGCCAATAATATTCttcatgagatgatgagttgTAGTTGTTTCCCAAATACCTATACTTGCAACATTTTGCTGCACAGCCTATGGAAAGAGGGGAGAACATCGGAAGCAGAGGAATTACTAAAAATGATGAACGAGAGAGGTTATGGCTTAGATACTGTGACATGCAATATCGTGATTGATGGTCTGTGTAATATTAAGAAATTGGACGAAGCAATTGAAATTGTGAATGGGATGTGGACTCATGGAAGTGCTGCTCTTGGTAACCTGGGGAACTCATTTATCGGCCTAGTTGATGATAGTGGTAATGGGAAGAAATGCATGCCTGATTTGGTCACCTACTCAACAATAATTAGTGAGTTATGCAAGGCTGGGAGGCTTGATGAAGCTAAAAAGAAGTTCACTGAGATGGTGAGGAAAAACTTGCTTCCTGATTCTGCGGTTTacgatatttttatatatactttctGCAAACAAGGAAAGCTGTCATCCGCATTTCGAGTTCTGAAAGACATGGAGATAAATGGCTGCAACAGGACCCTTCAAACTTATAACTCATTGATCCTGGGCTTAGGAAGTAAAAATCAAATATTCGAAATATATGGGCTGATGgatgagatgagagaaagaGGAGTTTCTCCAAACGTTTGTACTTACAATAATATAATCAGCTGTCTCTGTGAAGGAGGGAGAGTCCATGATGCCACCTCTCTTTTAGATGAAATGATGCAAAAGGGCATCTCCCCTAATATATCTTCATTCAGAATATTAATCAAAGCTTTCTGCAAGCTGTGTGATTTTGCAGTAGCAAAGGAGATATTTGAGATTGCTCTGAGTATATGCGGCCACAAGGAAGCCTTATATAGTTTGATGTTTAATGAGTTACTTGCTGGAGGTGAAGTTTCCGAAGCTAAAGAGCTGTTTCAAGCTTCTTTGGATAAGACCTTTGATGTGGGAAACTTCTTGTTTAAGGATCTTATTGACAAACTCTGCAAGGATGAGAAATTAGAGGATGCTAGTGCAATTCTTCGTAGGATGATTGATATAGGATATGGATTTGATCCTGCATCTTTCATGCCAGTGATTGATGGCCTGGGTATAAGGGGAAACAAGCACGAAGCTGATGAACTTGCTGAGAGGATGATGGAAATGGCTTCAGCAGGTAGGGTGGAAAATAAGGTCTATCGAAATCAGTGGCAGAGAGTCCGAGGAAAACCCAAGAAACATGGGGCAAGTGATTGGCAGACCATACTTCACAGGTAAATGATTGGATAAGActcatttgtaatttatttcttctttcttttcttctttgatctCATTGATCTTGTGATTTATTTGCACTAAACTTGGGCCATGTTCAGTTCATTTATTCATTTGTTAAGAATAAGCTTTAAAAACTGCTTTCTGCACTAATTTACCAGATTTCCTGTATTAAGGAATCCATATTATCTACTCATATAAAAACTTATCCATATTCGTATAAACAAGTACATCAGGGCAGTGTGATGGTCCGTGTAGCTCCTATTTTGCAAAGACTGCATGATGGTGTTTATCACCAGCTTGCATCAACATGTGGTACATTTGATTCCTTGGTTACTGATTATCAACATGTGCTCCAATTAGATGATCCTGCAATTCCAAGCTATGAacacactttaaaaaaaaaaaaatccaagttaCGAACGTTACGGGGAACTTAACACCCACACATGAATTCTGAATATACTGATTCTAGCgaaccaaaaaaaatatcattatcttAAAATTTCAATCTTGTTGTGATGGAACTAGGTTTAACTTACCCTCTCTTATCTTAAAACTACCTTTGAATTCATTGAGCTTGCTGACTTTGTATCTGCTTTGTATTCTTTCACAGAGATGATGGCAGTGCAATTACATTGAAAGCTCTTAAGCGGGTACAGAAAGGCTTGGGTCAGGGTAGTATATCAAGTTTGCAGCCCCATAAAAATCAAGTTCTTGATTATTAGGATGCTGATGATTGACTTTAACTCTTGGGGGTCAATGGTGCAGATTTTAAACTAGATTATAGGAGGTCTTTTCTAGACACACTGGACTcaaggtggggggggggggggggggggggggggggggggggggggatggttccttcattaaattttggcatgacatatGGTGTGGAAATATAACTTCGAGGAAGCTTTTCTAAAAGCGTATAAGATTGCATGTGTGCAGAAGACTTCAGTGGCCTATCTATTGGGATCCTTTAGTTGCTCCCCCCTCAGTGGAActtcaatttcttcaaagtGGCTTATCATTGGGAAGTTGACTCCTTCACAGAATTTGTTAATATATTGTTCTGTGCTAGATTAAGTGATGGAAGTGTAGATAAGACCCTTTCGAGGCCTTCTAAGAAAGGAAGCTCACTGTCTGCTCATTTTATCCAGTCCTCACAACTCATGATTGTAATtcctttccttggaagagtatttggaggaCTAAGGTGCTAAAAGCATCTTTTTTGGCCTGCCAGCTTATTTAAAGAAGATTCTCACCTTGAATAATCTAAGGAAATGCCAGATTATTGTAGCTGAATGGTGTTCTCTGTGTAAAAGTGGTGGGCAATTTGTAGATAACTTGCTACTGTATTGCGAGATTGCTAGAACTCTGTCGAATGATCTTTTTGGTAGAGTTGGgttagcttgggttatgcctagaaGCTTGGTAGACCTTCTTGCAAACTAGAGACGATTATATGACAGTTCACAACTTGTAATAGAGTGGAAGATGTCACCAATATGCTCACTGTGGTGCATTTTGAGGAAAAGGAATGATAGAATAAACATTAATGGACTAAGTTTCCATGATGTccttatatatgtttttaaattttgaaattacataTTCCCAGATTCTATATAATTTTGAGGCTGGCAagtatttcttataaataatggATGTTCTCATAATGGGTGATCGTATAAATAATGGATGTTCTCATAATGGGTGATCGTATAAATAATGGATGTTCTCATAATGGGTGATCAGGCACTGTAAGCTGTGTTATTTAAAAACTTCAAGGGATAATGGAAGCAAGTGATAGTAGTTCATGGATGGAATTGTATTCTGGCATGATACGATTCATGCTAAGCCCCAAGCAAGTGCTTAAAATGGTCCTAATAATTTCATAGCTCATAATTTATTCCATCTAGAATACCCATagatcttaaaaaataagatcCAATATTGGTTTAAAAACTAAACAAAGAAGTGAACAGATTAATGTGATCATCATCAACAATCTCCAATTGATAAGCCGCTGTTCTAACAACTTAATTAGAACCCAGAATCCCTGAATAACCTCTTATATATGTTCCTGAAAAACGACATAATTAAGTAGCTAAACGGATCGAAACTGGTGATTGTGTTCAAGACAGATCACTGCTACCAAAGGGAGTTCCGAGATATGGATTAGAAGCATGCTGAAGGGAGAGTCTGAGTGTGTGACTTTGAGATGCTCTGAATATGTGTATGCACTCCTGAAGATCAGCATCGCATGCCAAAAGAACCCAGTACTCACGATCATCGTCCAAATATCTGAGATCCACTCTACTGATATCATCTAGATTGAGTCTCCTTGCAATCTCTAGCTGCAAATCTCCAAAAGTCCAATTTGTTTGGAATCTAAACCGAATTTTTTCATCACCAAAAGTAACTTTAACTCTAAAAGGACCAGTACCGCCATCTCGAGAATTATGGCTGCTGCTTTCTAGTAAAATGGGCAGAGTCTCAAGATCAGGAAGCCCGCCAAAAGATTTGAGGCAGTCGGCCACGGGGAGAAGGTTCTGTTCGTGTCGATTCAAGGTATGTAAGTCTCCATCACTGCAAGCCATAGGCAGTAATCCACCAGGCTTCTCTCTCATTAATGTATCTGCATTACTCAAAGCATTGATGGGTGTGCTATGTTGCTGTGCTGCAGTACTAGCACAAAAGCTACTGGGACCAAAGTTCTGGCTGCATGAAGAAGGCAGGGATTTTGAGTGAGTACCGGACCCATGGTTAAGTAAACTACTCTCTGGTATAGGGTTTGATTGCTTTGAGTTGTCACTGATCATATTCATTGACGAGAAAGAGCCATTTCCAGGGGAGTTAAATTCTGGGAAGTTAGTGTAGAAAGACCCGATTTGAATTGCACCCTCAGCTCCTGGAACCGAGTCGATTACACTCTGGAGTTTCCTCAGAGAGTGGCCTACCTTCTTGATCTTTCGAGATGGCCATCGTGTAATCCCATGTTGCCTGCATATCCTTTTCAGGGTAGTCGGGCACACTGCAACCCAAAGAAAATGCAATATATGAGCAACATGCAGTATACTTAAACTGGCAGATACATattgagttgatcaaggatttGAGTTCTTTCGTGTCACAGCTTAAATTCTAGTACTGAAGACAGCTTAAGAAAATTCTATAGAAAACTGGATCACTCCAAATGTTTTTTCATTAGAAATTCAAGTAATTTCAGTTCCATTAATTACAtcacataaattagaaataaaacaattacTTCTGACTTTACTAGTGATGGATATTTTCCTACCACCAATACTTTTAGCAGCATCTTTTAGGCTTCCTGCAAAGTATTGCCGGAGAACTGACAAGCTTATAGTCTTCTTTGTCTTGGTCCTCCTCTTCTCGCCTGTTTTTCTACCACTTGATGAACGCCGCCAGCCATAAGAATAAGAACCTCCACCACCATCAACGCTACCTTTGGACCCAGAAATTTGCTGAAGTTGCCCAGATTCTGACAAGCTCTGACCATTGAGTGAGGCCCCCTGAGTGTTATCCCACTGAGTTGTCACCTTGAATTCCTCCTTGGGTTCTTCTTCTTGGTACTCCAAGGAGATAGAGACGCCTTTGACTTTCTGCTGGACCTCCGACGTCATGTGGGCAATCCGTGATGACTCTTTCGAACAGACTTCTTTCAGAGGGGAAGATACTGATTTCTGaggtttttctttcttaattctAACATCATCTGAAGCAATAACCACTTCCTCAACTGAGTATATGACTTCTTCCTCATCGAGTACTTTCTCTATTACAGCATGCAAACTCCGGCAAGCCTGTTGTAGCACAATGGACAATGAGTTGAGCATCTGATTTTGTTCTTCAGTATCATAGCAATCCTTAGGTAAGAAAA from Juglans microcarpa x Juglans regia isolate MS1-56 chromosome 3S, Jm3101_v1.0, whole genome shotgun sequence encodes:
- the LOC121257491 gene encoding pentatricopeptide repeat-containing protein At2g17140, which gives rise to MRILSDRYMEQTNGSKLTKALLKNTNNPKLAWHLFKRILSSPSFSNYCLRSIPVIARILVREQMHREIDSLPKLLDSQPVETSHPCLLSLVRVLAQSGLVDEAVSQFKSLRTRFPEKPPPISLYNLLLQSSLKGDRADFVSWLYRDMIVAGINPETYTFNLLICALCDLGLMEVAREVFDRMSEKGCHPNEFTVGILVRGYCRTGLATQGLELLNKLRNSNVFPNRVVYNTLISNFCREGRTDEAEKLVEKMREDGILPDVVTFNSRISALCGAGKILEASRIFRDMQIDEELGLPRPNIVTYNLMLEGFCKEGMLEEAKTLFESMQNVGDFISLESYNIWLLGLVRNGKLLEARLVLKGMVDKGIEPNIYSYNIVMDGLCKNGMLSDARMVMGLMKCSGIPPDTVTYGTLLHGYCKKGKISEANNILHEMMSCSCFPNTYTCNILLHSLWKEGRTSEAEELLKMMNERGYGLDTVTCNIVIDGLCNIKKLDEAIEIVNGMWTHGSAALGNLGNSFIGLVDDSGNGKKCMPDLVTYSTIISELCKAGRLDEAKKKFTEMVRKNLLPDSAVYDIFIYTFCKQGKLSSAFRVLKDMEINGCNRTLQTYNSLILGLGSKNQIFEIYGLMDEMRERGVSPNVCTYNNIISCLCEGGRVHDATSLLDEMMQKGISPNISSFRILIKAFCKLCDFAVAKEIFEIALSICGHKEALYSLMFNELLAGGEVSEAKELFQASLDKTFDVGNFLFKDLIDKLCKDEKLEDASAILRRMIDIGYGFDPASFMPVIDGLGIRGNKHEADELAERMMEMASAGRVENKVYRNQWQRVRGKPKKHGASDWQTILHRDDGSAITLKALKRVQKGLGQGSISSLQPHKNQVLDY
- the LOC121258799 gene encoding protein NLP2; translated protein: MEYGAFTSNSPTYGNFSENNMISNTELGFMDELLIEGCWLETTGLGLNLFPPGPLPVSARAFNHENRPSHHYLPPLETNSISHLSINQYYSQQIYQESTEGTFPESEGILVEGTELGMMIRRWWIGPSWANPPGPCSSVKERLMMAVGYLTEYKKNMNVLIQIWVPISWRSSGGRYFLTTQDQPYSFGANCKRLANYRDISRAYDHEFAVEEDIEVFWEKFPEYWTPDIVRFFKRDEYPHDIIINYAHKQYCGVRGFPVFERGSGTCLGVVEIVTRTADQKINVHRPELENVCQALDQAHVDLRSYQSFSPPSVKAYDELYQVALAEIVEVLATVCKTHRLPLALTWAPCLQQGKGGCRHSDENYAHCLSTVDSACFVSDAEVLGFHEACSEYHLFRGQGTVGTAFTTTKPCFATDMSAFSKTEYPLSHHARMFGLRAAVAIPFRNLYTGSADFVLEFFLPKDCYDTEEQNQMLNSLSIVLQQACRSLHAVIEKVLDEEEVIYSVEEVVIASDDVRIKKEKPQKSVSSPLKEVCSKESSRIAHMTSEVQQKVKGVSISLEYQEEEPKEEFKVTTQWDNTQGASLNGQSLSESGQLQQISGSKGSVDGGGGSYSYGWRRSSSGRKTGEKRRTKTKKTISLSVLRQYFAGSLKDAAKSIGVCPTTLKRICRQHGITRWPSRKIKKVGHSLRKLQSVIDSVPGAEGAIQIGSFYTNFPEFNSPGNGSFSSMNMISDNSKQSNPIPESSLLNHGSGTHSKSLPSSCSQNFGPSSFCASTAAQQHSTPINALSNADTLMREKPGGLLPMACSDGDLHTLNRHEQNLLPVADCLKSFGGLPDLETLPILLESSSHNSRDGGTGPFRVKVTFGDEKIRFRFQTNWTFGDLQLEIARRLNLDDISRVDLRYLDDDREYWVLLACDADLQECIHIFRASQSHTLRLSLQHASNPYLGTPFGSSDLS